One segment of Rhodopirellula baltica SH 1 DNA contains the following:
- a CDS encoding CoA-binding protein: MSDAISLFLSAPTYAVAGASARQHKYGNKVFRALIGSGRTAYPLNPITEEIEGHQAYPRIQDLPTVPEAVSIITPPEVTRKVVADAIDAGVKHLWMQPGAEDDEASQAAREAGLTVIDDGSCILVLLARE, translated from the coding sequence ATGAGCGATGCCATCTCTTTGTTTCTTTCCGCTCCGACCTATGCCGTTGCGGGGGCTTCGGCTCGTCAGCATAAATACGGCAACAAGGTCTTTCGGGCTTTGATCGGATCCGGACGCACCGCGTACCCCCTCAATCCGATCACGGAAGAGATTGAAGGGCATCAGGCGTACCCGCGGATTCAGGATTTGCCGACGGTGCCCGAAGCGGTTTCGATCATCACCCCGCCCGAAGTGACTCGCAAAGTGGTCGCTGACGCGATCGACGCGGGCGTGAAGCATCTTTGGATGCAGCCCGGCGCGGAGGATGACGAAGCTAGCCAAGCTGCTCGCGAGGCTGGACTCACCGTGATCGATGACGGCAGTTGCATTTTGGTGCTGCTCGCTCGCGAATGA
- a CDS encoding ammonia-forming cytochrome c nitrite reductase subunit c552, with the protein MSDQQPRSFGWLILLTALTALATFGVVALLVNIFERKQEARAPFTKVVEVTEISTDPKPWGLNFPQQYEDYLKTVNDDYTDFGGNHALPPSKLEESPWLKRLFAGYAFSIDYREARGHAHMLADQEVTKRVTDVQQSGACLHCHASIAATYRRIGLEEQGEPADAKALANGFQQEAVLAGFRSVSTKKYEEIHAELEKTPDGFDATSGDPHIGGAHPVSCVDCHEPETMAIRVTRPGFILGIDKLAKSDAEVPHLPSIQSWRDSGKKGDYDPNTMATRQEMRSFVCGQCHVEYYCANKMTLTYPWSNGLKMENLEAEWDATTFPDGGEFYDYVHKTTGTKVYKAQHPEFELWSQGIHARAGVSCSDCHMPYEKVGATKVSSHWVRSPMMNINKACQTCHKVPEAEIKARVDVIQDRTRALIDRAASAMTEMLDAIIEVQAAGATEEQLKPIRDLQRKAMWRLDYIASENSKGFHASQESARILGESIDYSRQAIAKAYRIDAKPAASEVASPEDSEASTEE; encoded by the coding sequence ATGTCCGATCAGCAACCACGCAGCTTCGGATGGCTGATTCTATTGACCGCACTGACCGCTCTCGCAACCTTCGGCGTTGTGGCGTTGCTGGTCAACATTTTTGAACGCAAACAAGAGGCCAGGGCTCCGTTCACCAAAGTGGTGGAGGTCACCGAGATCAGCACCGATCCCAAACCGTGGGGCCTGAACTTCCCACAGCAATACGAGGACTACCTGAAAACGGTCAACGACGATTACACCGACTTCGGCGGCAACCACGCTCTCCCGCCGAGCAAGTTGGAAGAATCGCCTTGGTTGAAACGCTTGTTCGCCGGCTATGCCTTCAGCATTGATTACCGCGAAGCCCGTGGTCACGCTCACATGTTGGCCGACCAAGAAGTCACCAAGCGAGTGACCGACGTTCAGCAATCCGGTGCATGTTTGCACTGCCATGCATCGATCGCGGCCACCTATCGCCGCATCGGCCTAGAAGAACAAGGTGAACCAGCCGATGCAAAGGCCCTTGCGAACGGCTTTCAGCAAGAAGCGGTCTTAGCGGGATTCCGATCGGTCAGCACGAAGAAGTACGAAGAAATCCATGCGGAACTCGAAAAGACTCCCGATGGGTTTGACGCGACCAGCGGCGATCCACACATCGGCGGCGCCCATCCCGTTTCGTGCGTGGATTGTCACGAACCAGAAACGATGGCGATTCGAGTCACGCGTCCCGGTTTCATCTTGGGCATCGACAAGCTCGCCAAGAGCGACGCCGAAGTTCCGCATCTTCCCAGTATTCAATCCTGGCGTGATAGCGGCAAGAAAGGTGACTACGACCCGAACACCATGGCGACTCGCCAGGAAATGAGATCGTTTGTCTGCGGCCAGTGCCACGTCGAGTACTACTGTGCAAACAAGATGACGTTGACCTACCCCTGGAGCAACGGACTGAAGATGGAAAACCTCGAGGCCGAGTGGGACGCCACCACGTTCCCCGACGGCGGAGAGTTCTACGACTACGTCCACAAAACGACTGGCACAAAGGTCTACAAAGCCCAACACCCCGAGTTCGAACTTTGGAGTCAGGGCATTCACGCGAGAGCCGGCGTCAGTTGCAGCGACTGCCACATGCCATACGAAAAGGTCGGCGCCACCAAAGTCAGCAGCCACTGGGTTCGCAGCCCGATGATGAACATCAACAAGGCTTGCCAAACCTGCCACAAGGTTCCCGAAGCGGAGATCAAAGCTCGCGTGGACGTGATTCAGGACCGAACACGTGCTCTCATCGATCGCGCAGCCAGTGCGATGACCGAAATGCTGGACGCGATCATCGAAGTCCAAGCAGCCGGTGCAACCGAAGAACAACTCAAACCGATTCGTGACTTGCAACGCAAAGCGATGTGGCGTCTGGACTACATCGCCAGCGAAAACAGCAAGGGTTTCCATGCCAGCCAAGAGTCCGCTCGCATTCTGGGCGAGTCGATCGACTACAGCCGACAAGCGATCGCGAAAGCGTACCGGATCGATGCAAAGCCAGCAGCTTCCGAAGTAGCGAGTCCGGAAGATTCCGAGGCGTCGACCGAAGAATAA
- a CDS encoding NAD(P)-dependent oxidoreductase: MSKVFIAGATGQTGHLLMQQLIKRGHHVVTVVRSASRLREMLGEFDETTCTITEASLLDLTDEHLTAQVDGCHAIASCLGHNLTLKGMFGQPRRLVTDAAQRLCKAASKSSAPMPIRFVLMSSSGVSNHHLNETHSFAERCAFGLLRVLVPPHVDNEQAAEYLQTQIKEGDAAIEWSIIRPDSLHDANEVTEYDLHPSPIRSPLFDSGKSSRINVAHHMAELISDDETWNRWKGKMPVLYNRD, from the coding sequence ATGTCGAAGGTATTTATCGCCGGAGCAACCGGCCAAACAGGTCACTTGTTGATGCAGCAACTGATCAAACGCGGCCACCACGTTGTGACGGTGGTTCGATCCGCCTCGCGTCTTCGTGAGATGCTGGGCGAATTCGACGAAACCACTTGCACGATCACCGAAGCCAGCCTTCTCGATTTAACCGACGAGCACCTGACCGCTCAGGTCGATGGTTGCCATGCCATTGCATCGTGCTTGGGTCACAACCTGACACTGAAAGGCATGTTCGGACAACCGCGCCGGCTGGTCACGGATGCGGCCCAACGGTTGTGCAAAGCAGCCAGCAAATCCTCCGCGCCCATGCCGATCCGCTTCGTGCTGATGAGCTCGTCGGGAGTCAGCAATCACCATTTGAACGAAACCCACTCGTTCGCGGAACGATGTGCGTTTGGATTGTTGCGAGTGTTGGTTCCACCTCACGTCGACAACGAACAAGCGGCTGAATATCTGCAAACCCAAATCAAAGAAGGTGACGCCGCCATTGAATGGTCCATCATTCGTCCTGACTCGCTGCACGATGCGAACGAGGTCACCGAGTATGACCTGCATCCTTCGCCGATTCGCAGCCCGCTTTTCGATTCGGGAAAATCAAGCCGCATCAATGTCGCTCACCATATGGCCGAGCTAATCTCCGATGACGAGACATGGAATCGGTGGAAAGGCAAAATGCCGGTGCTCTACAACCGGGATTGA
- a CDS encoding TolC family protein, which yields MVRFARFLPARWLIAMLLVGVGCANPDSTWTFRTQTPPPFSTPGEVIPPDRWWTSFNDPTLNAEIDVALQGNFTLAAALQRLYAARAVTRREASDLWPDLNGVADYGSTMGPGRDRSSFIWGLDAGYQVDLWGEIESRVDAERLRTSATREDYHAIALTLTAEIARTWFSLIEGHAQIKLLNEQLDNNEMGLALQEARFASGLIRSPDVLRQRQLVEATLEQIVVEKVRIEVLEHQLAVLLGEMPQAAEYDPGSILPPLPPLPSTGLPSELLQRRPDVRRDYLAFRAADRDLASAISAQYPRINLTGSLLNVSESPETLFRDWFVSIGAQMIAPLFDGGQRRAEVDRNAAVKRELFNVYGQTMLNAFSEVEDALAQERYQLERIEHLENQVELARQSSEQLREQYLISDATYLDVLSAITAQQRLQRETLSAQLDLVLIRVSLYLALAGDFDTRPQDFELLESTVEIIPETVVDE from the coding sequence ATGGTTCGATTCGCGAGGTTTCTCCCCGCCCGATGGCTCATTGCAATGCTATTGGTCGGTGTCGGCTGCGCCAATCCAGACAGCACGTGGACCTTTCGCACGCAAACCCCGCCGCCGTTTTCGACTCCCGGTGAAGTGATTCCGCCGGACCGCTGGTGGACCAGTTTCAACGATCCAACGCTCAACGCAGAGATCGATGTCGCACTGCAAGGCAACTTCACTCTCGCCGCGGCTCTACAACGTTTGTATGCGGCTCGAGCGGTTACACGTCGCGAAGCATCGGACCTCTGGCCGGATCTGAATGGTGTTGCCGACTACGGCAGTACGATGGGTCCTGGTAGAGATCGATCCAGTTTCATTTGGGGATTGGATGCTGGATACCAAGTCGACTTGTGGGGCGAAATCGAATCCCGCGTGGATGCCGAACGCTTACGAACATCCGCCACGCGTGAAGACTACCATGCGATCGCATTGACCCTGACCGCGGAGATCGCTCGAACGTGGTTCTCTCTGATCGAAGGCCACGCCCAGATCAAACTGCTCAACGAGCAACTTGATAACAATGAGATGGGGTTGGCGTTGCAAGAAGCACGCTTCGCCTCAGGATTGATCCGCAGCCCCGACGTGCTTCGGCAGCGACAATTGGTCGAAGCGACGTTGGAACAAATTGTCGTCGAAAAAGTCCGCATCGAAGTCCTGGAACATCAACTCGCAGTGTTGCTCGGCGAGATGCCTCAAGCTGCGGAATACGACCCCGGATCAATTCTGCCGCCATTGCCCCCTCTGCCTTCGACGGGCCTGCCCTCGGAGTTGCTGCAGCGTCGTCCAGACGTTCGGCGAGATTACCTGGCCTTCCGTGCTGCTGACCGAGACCTGGCTTCCGCGATCAGTGCCCAATATCCCCGGATCAATCTCACGGGATCGCTGCTGAACGTGTCGGAATCCCCCGAAACGTTGTTCCGCGATTGGTTTGTATCCATCGGTGCACAGATGATCGCCCCGCTGTTTGACGGTGGGCAACGTCGGGCTGAAGTCGACCGGAATGCCGCAGTCAAACGTGAATTGTTCAATGTTTATGGGCAGACCATGCTGAACGCTTTCAGCGAAGTCGAGGACGCGTTGGCCCAAGAACGATACCAGCTCGAACGAATCGAGCACCTGGAAAATCAGGTCGAACTGGCGCGACAGTCATCCGAACAGCTGAGAGAGCAATACCTGATCAGCGATGCGACATATCTGGACGTGCTCAGTGCAATCACGGCACAGCAAAGATTGCAGCGCGAAACGCTTTCGGCTCAACTAGACTTGGTGCTCATTCGCGTCTCGCTGTACTTGGCGTTGGCAGGCGATTTTGACACCCGTCCACAAGACTTTGAATTATTGGAATCCACCGTGGAAATCATCCCGGAGACCGTCGTCGATGAGTGA
- a CDS encoding rhodanese-like domain-containing protein — MVWLSKQFVRWLNWIAPFVRRSRVENISTEELRSVLERADESFILVDVRSQTERDVSQIPGAISMDDFWSQRDELKNRTVIASCTVGGRSLLFAQRCLKDGIQSRNYRPGILGWCEAGGVLVDPNGNPTRRVHTHNKLLRAPDGYESVP, encoded by the coding sequence ATGGTTTGGTTGTCAAAGCAATTCGTTCGCTGGCTCAATTGGATCGCTCCGTTTGTCAGACGAAGCCGAGTCGAAAACATTTCGACCGAGGAACTGCGAAGCGTGCTCGAACGTGCCGACGAGTCTTTCATCCTGGTGGATGTCCGTTCACAAACCGAGCGAGATGTTTCGCAAATCCCCGGTGCCATTTCGATGGACGATTTTTGGTCGCAACGTGACGAGCTCAAAAACCGAACGGTGATCGCGTCCTGCACGGTCGGTGGTCGCAGTTTGTTATTTGCTCAACGCTGCCTAAAAGACGGAATTCAATCTCGCAACTATCGACCGGGCATCCTGGGATGGTGCGAAGCCGGCGGTGTGCTCGTCGATCCAAACGGCAATCCCACACGACGCGTTCATACGCACAACAAGCTTCTCCGCGCACCGGATGGTTACGAGAGCGTGCCGTAG
- the arsC gene encoding arsenate reductase (glutaredoxin) (This arsenate reductase requires both glutathione and glutaredoxin to convert arsenate to arsenite, after which the efflux transporter formed by ArsA and ArsB can extrude the arsenite from the cell, providing resistance.), which yields MTKIYHNPRCTKSRQALQLLEERGVEAEVIKYMETPPSKKELAEIVKLLGIPAEALVRKKEPLFKELNLGEQTLTNQQWIATMVEHPKLIERPIVIHEGKAAIGRPTEKIAEILDT from the coding sequence ATGACCAAGATCTATCACAACCCGCGGTGCACGAAGTCACGTCAAGCTTTGCAGCTGCTGGAAGAGCGAGGCGTCGAAGCGGAGGTCATCAAGTACATGGAGACTCCGCCGAGCAAGAAAGAACTCGCCGAGATCGTCAAACTGTTGGGCATTCCCGCCGAAGCGTTGGTTCGCAAAAAGGAACCTCTGTTCAAAGAGCTCAATCTGGGTGAACAAACCCTGACGAATCAACAATGGATCGCCACGATGGTGGAACACCCCAAGTTGATCGAACGTCCGATCGTAATCCACGAGGGAAAAGCGGCGATTGGTCGCCCAACCGAAAAGATCGCTGAGATTCTCGACACCTGA
- a CDS encoding NPCBM/NEW2 domain-containing protein: MKPFSLLAVLAISSVFAVDVRMSFADGPPAVRTHASAASVTVARKRIAQAIKTDPIKSPGRVVVVYFTPRDRPPAASHTARIRRIVEETAKFYESELKRHGFPNRSMHVLRNDRGQIDIVDVVGEQTDYDKPDGQKIRDEVIPALRQRGIDADASVLLLFCNLMDYDPVAGKISHHSPYYGGGNHLSGTAWQCDSEILDTRRFRDPTPIRDGEYGRITIGRHNSIFIGGVIHELGHALSLPHCRQRVDEAERGTALMGSGNRTYAQQLRGEGKGTFITQTHALRLAAHPVFNRQVSRSIYDRPTTEFHDLRLSVGPDQSIQVIGRVNATIPSHAVVAYFDPDGGGDYDATTATSIPGTDGEFAMRSGPLRPRTSGELRIVSCHVNGTTSTRSLRYVINPDGTPNLSIAKLELELKPVIDELQTGSVEDATKLLREIAGSDDELASIGQSVLNRFRNVDQPISIDAARIPTTTKSIWLSTIRPQSSEVGWLRATYNSVPDKNRLLSLGGDYFAHGIYAHAPAKHVYELDGNWKRLRGRSGIQGNLFGQVDFEIIGDGKSLWKATRVTAGQGNAFDIDVSKVQTLTLKVTDGGNGRGGDWGIWVEPMLTR; the protein is encoded by the coding sequence ATGAAACCATTCTCGCTGCTTGCCGTTCTGGCGATCTCGTCGGTGTTCGCCGTCGACGTCAGGATGTCGTTCGCCGACGGACCACCTGCGGTTCGAACGCACGCATCCGCCGCGTCCGTCACCGTGGCCCGCAAGCGAATCGCACAAGCGATCAAAACAGATCCGATCAAATCCCCCGGTCGTGTTGTCGTGGTTTACTTCACGCCTCGTGACCGTCCACCGGCGGCCAGTCACACCGCACGAATCCGTAGGATCGTTGAGGAAACCGCCAAGTTTTACGAGAGCGAACTCAAACGACATGGATTCCCCAATCGTTCCATGCACGTGCTGCGCAACGATCGAGGACAAATCGACATCGTTGACGTGGTTGGTGAACAGACGGATTACGACAAACCCGATGGACAAAAAATACGCGACGAAGTGATCCCCGCCCTAAGACAACGTGGCATCGATGCCGACGCATCCGTGTTGTTGCTGTTTTGCAATCTAATGGACTACGATCCTGTCGCCGGCAAGATCTCTCATCACAGCCCTTACTACGGCGGTGGCAACCACTTGTCGGGGACCGCTTGGCAATGTGATTCCGAGATTCTGGATACCCGTCGCTTTCGTGACCCAACCCCGATCCGAGACGGCGAATACGGACGCATCACGATCGGCCGCCACAACTCAATTTTCATTGGCGGGGTGATCCATGAACTTGGCCATGCTCTCTCGCTGCCGCACTGTCGCCAACGCGTCGACGAAGCCGAACGTGGCACAGCATTGATGGGCTCGGGCAATCGAACCTACGCACAACAATTGCGAGGCGAAGGCAAAGGTACTTTCATCACGCAAACTCATGCATTGCGATTGGCGGCTCATCCGGTTTTCAACCGACAAGTCAGCCGCTCGATCTACGATCGTCCCACCACCGAATTTCATGACTTGCGCCTGTCAGTGGGTCCAGACCAATCAATTCAGGTTATTGGGCGTGTCAACGCTACGATCCCATCTCATGCGGTGGTTGCCTACTTTGATCCAGATGGAGGTGGCGACTATGACGCAACCACGGCAACATCCATTCCCGGTACCGACGGCGAATTTGCGATGCGCAGTGGTCCGCTCCGGCCGAGAACATCCGGTGAGTTGAGGATCGTGTCTTGTCACGTCAATGGCACGACGAGCACGCGGTCGCTGCGGTACGTCATCAACCCGGATGGAACGCCAAACCTTTCGATCGCGAAGCTGGAGTTGGAACTGAAACCGGTGATCGATGAACTGCAAACCGGCTCGGTCGAAGACGCCACCAAATTGCTTCGCGAAATCGCCGGCTCAGACGATGAACTCGCCAGCATCGGCCAAAGCGTGCTTAATCGTTTCCGAAACGTTGACCAACCAATTTCAATCGACGCTGCTCGAATCCCAACGACTACCAAATCAATTTGGCTCTCGACGATTCGCCCACAATCGTCCGAAGTGGGATGGTTGCGTGCGACTTACAACTCCGTGCCAGACAAAAACCGATTGTTGTCCTTGGGTGGCGACTACTTTGCTCACGGGATCTATGCCCACGCACCTGCCAAACATGTCTACGAGCTTGATGGAAACTGGAAACGTCTTCGCGGGCGAAGTGGAATCCAAGGCAATCTGTTTGGGCAAGTCGATTTTGAAATCATCGGCGATGGTAAATCGCTCTGGAAAGCAACTCGCGTGACCGCCGGTCAGGGCAACGCGTTCGACATTGATGTCAGCAAGGTGCAGACCCTGACTTTGAAAGTGACCGATGGCGGCAACGGTCGCGGAGGTGACTGGGGCATCTGGGTCGAACCCATGCTCACGCGATGA
- a CDS encoding efflux RND transporter periplasmic adaptor subunit, giving the protein MSDASKQRPKWRWLRILGTTITCLAILGASAAAVVVINKTEPTAQQVNATRKSSALVDTITAERGTYSPQLVVLGTVEPAQDITLGPRISGQVVELSPEFIPGGMVSKGDLLLRIDPSDFENAVSISNSELLQKEALWEIEQARQRLAVKELEMLQDTIDDTNRGLVLREPQIASIKAEMAAAKASLERAQLDLDRTEVTAPFDAQILTQSVNIGSQVRPGDELARLIGVDEYWIMAAVPIRTLRWIQFPKTSEDGTSTEGSKVILRNTDAWGPDAQREGRVARLIGTLDQQTRLARVLITVADPLGRESDAPPLILDTLIETQIEGKEINDVIRLPRDYVRDQDTVWVMKEEQLEIRETQVVFRDAEYAYIREGIEEGEDIVTTTLATVADGVGLRKITDDEESNEETVDSDETEETTE; this is encoded by the coding sequence ATGAGTGATGCGTCGAAACAGCGACCCAAATGGCGCTGGCTTCGCATCCTTGGTACCACCATCACCTGCTTGGCAATTCTAGGTGCGTCCGCCGCTGCGGTGGTCGTGATCAACAAGACCGAACCCACCGCTCAGCAGGTCAACGCGACGCGAAAATCGTCCGCTTTGGTGGACACCATCACCGCGGAACGAGGCACCTACTCGCCTCAGTTGGTGGTGCTTGGAACCGTCGAACCGGCCCAAGATATCACGCTCGGCCCACGAATCAGCGGCCAAGTGGTTGAGCTTTCGCCCGAATTCATTCCCGGTGGCATGGTCAGCAAGGGAGATCTGTTGCTGCGGATCGACCCATCGGATTTCGAAAATGCGGTCTCGATCAGCAACAGTGAATTGCTGCAGAAGGAAGCGTTGTGGGAAATCGAACAAGCACGCCAACGTCTGGCGGTAAAAGAGCTAGAAATGCTCCAAGACACCATCGACGATACCAACCGCGGCCTTGTATTGCGGGAACCGCAAATCGCATCGATCAAAGCGGAGATGGCAGCGGCAAAGGCATCGCTGGAACGCGCTCAGTTGGACCTCGATCGAACGGAAGTCACCGCTCCCTTCGATGCTCAAATCCTGACGCAATCGGTCAACATCGGTTCTCAAGTCAGACCGGGCGATGAGCTCGCGCGTTTGATCGGTGTGGATGAGTACTGGATCATGGCGGCGGTTCCCATTCGAACACTGCGATGGATTCAATTCCCCAAAACCAGCGAAGATGGAACATCAACCGAAGGATCCAAGGTGATCCTGCGCAACACAGATGCTTGGGGGCCCGACGCCCAACGCGAAGGCCGGGTTGCTCGGCTGATCGGAACCCTCGACCAACAAACTCGGCTGGCTCGTGTGTTGATCACCGTCGCTGATCCGCTCGGACGAGAATCCGATGCACCACCGTTGATTTTGGACACGTTGATTGAAACACAAATTGAAGGCAAAGAGATCAACGATGTGATCCGTTTGCCTCGCGATTACGTCCGAGATCAAGACACGGTCTGGGTGATGAAAGAGGAACAACTCGAAATTCGCGAGACTCAGGTGGTCTTTCGTGACGCCGAGTACGCTTACATCCGCGAAGGGATTGAAGAAGGCGAAGACATCGTGACCACGACCTTGGCGACGGTGGCTGATGGTGTTGGATTGCGAAAAATCACGGACGATGAAGAATCGAACGAAGAGACCGTTGACTCCGATGAAACCGAGGAGACAACCGAGTGA
- the nrfH gene encoding cytochrome c nitrite reductase small subunit, which translates to MRSAPGDPSEPMPIKNSAKTRYSKATFAFCLVLGLLAGIGTFTFGYGKGASYLSNNPETCVNCHVMQSHFDSWQQSSHHHVAVCNDCHLPHDKIGKWVVKGDNGFFHSLAFTMGGYSDPIEIKPRNRRVTQSTCVDCHRDFVHALLPATPQDDMQNCVHCHADVGHAGHGKVDWMHPR; encoded by the coding sequence ATGCGATCTGCCCCCGGCGATCCATCGGAACCGATGCCAATCAAGAACTCCGCGAAAACCAGGTACTCAAAGGCGACGTTTGCCTTTTGTTTGGTCCTGGGACTGCTCGCTGGGATCGGCACATTCACTTTCGGTTACGGCAAAGGTGCCAGCTACCTGAGCAACAATCCCGAAACCTGCGTCAATTGCCATGTGATGCAGTCGCACTTTGATTCGTGGCAACAAAGTTCGCACCATCATGTTGCGGTCTGCAATGACTGCCACTTGCCTCACGACAAAATCGGCAAGTGGGTCGTCAAAGGCGACAATGGTTTCTTCCATTCATTGGCGTTCACGATGGGTGGTTATTCCGATCCGATCGAAATCAAGCCACGCAACCGCCGAGTCACCCAGAGCACCTGCGTCGATTGCCATCGTGATTTTGTGCATGCGTTGCTGCCGGCGACCCCGCAAGACGACATGCAGAACTGCGTTCATTGTCATGCCGACGTTGGTCATGCGGGCCACGGCAAAGTGGACTGGATGCATCCGCGTTGA
- a CDS encoding prenyltransferase/squalene oxidase repeat-containing protein yields the protein MTLQSRVAALSALIWIGGVALADQPAWSQDANGSQETTRSIQRGLQYVRQAGERWIEKRGCVSCHQIPTLIWSHEAARQTESMVDSDQLGDWERWSTDVVNFVKPEQKTDLDHAATMASNIDTMTQLLLAIPPTNASSAPNATAWRSRLAENLLEEQAADGSWRACGQLPAQRRPTKETTATTTAWTALALLTESVEFDPSTAIRFIDSIDEPESTEFLATRLLLAHEMNRRRPGQSPSHSSTQRWQAALIAHQNEDGGWGWKLADASDALGTGYALHALAMTGTESSVLDRAVSYLLATQEPNGRWKVPGTKASAKGKATPTANDWGSAWAVIALSRSMKHSTSVKHNE from the coding sequence ATGACTCTCCAATCTCGCGTCGCCGCGTTGAGTGCATTGATTTGGATCGGTGGGGTGGCGTTGGCTGACCAACCTGCGTGGTCACAGGATGCAAATGGGTCGCAAGAAACCACGCGTTCGATCCAACGTGGTTTGCAATACGTTCGGCAAGCCGGCGAACGGTGGATCGAAAAACGTGGCTGTGTTTCATGCCATCAAATCCCGACGCTGATTTGGAGTCACGAAGCTGCTCGACAAACTGAATCCATGGTCGATTCCGACCAGCTCGGTGATTGGGAACGCTGGTCCACTGACGTCGTCAACTTTGTCAAACCAGAGCAAAAGACGGACCTGGATCATGCGGCGACGATGGCATCGAACATCGACACGATGACGCAACTTTTGCTGGCGATCCCTCCGACGAATGCATCCAGTGCTCCCAACGCGACCGCCTGGCGGTCGCGTCTTGCAGAGAACCTTCTCGAAGAACAAGCCGCCGACGGATCTTGGCGTGCGTGCGGTCAACTTCCTGCACAACGTCGACCAACCAAAGAGACCACCGCCACAACGACGGCCTGGACGGCGCTCGCCTTGTTAACAGAGTCGGTTGAGTTTGATCCATCCACCGCGATTCGGTTCATCGACTCCATCGACGAGCCCGAGTCGACGGAATTCCTGGCCACTCGGTTGCTGTTAGCTCACGAGATGAATCGACGTCGGCCTGGACAATCGCCGTCCCACTCATCAACCCAACGATGGCAGGCGGCTTTGATAGCGCACCAAAATGAAGATGGTGGATGGGGCTGGAAACTAGCAGACGCCAGCGACGCACTGGGCACCGGATACGCTCTGCATGCTCTGGCAATGACAGGAACGGAATCGAGTGTTTTGGATCGCGCGGTGAGCTACCTCCTCGCGACTCAGGAACCCAATGGGCGATGGAAAGTTCCCGGCACAAAAGCATCCGCGAAGGGCAAGGCGACGCCAACCGCGAATGACTGGGGCAGTGCTTGGGCGGTCATCGCCCTTTCAAGAAGCATGAAACATTCAACGAGCGTGAAACACAACGAATAG
- a CDS encoding MerR family transcriptional regulator, whose translation MTPSRVEAGSGYRYYSETQIETARVIARLRELEFSVADVREILSNHSDDADIIERLRSQRAVIKERMKKDSDIAGLLDQIIVHETEATQTMNQTNYAVEEKSVEPCLIASVRMKGAYSECGKGFAKIGRRMGRFINGKPILLQHDTEYKENDADFEACMPIKKGQSNEEITVKELPGGRALSLMHLGPYEEIGRSYEKIMKHAKTQSLSYHLPTREIYHKGPGMIFKGNPKKYLTEIVFLISDDVS comes from the coding sequence TTGACGCCCAGTCGCGTCGAAGCCGGAAGCGGGTACCGGTACTACTCGGAGACGCAGATCGAAACGGCGCGGGTGATCGCTCGGCTTCGTGAGTTGGAATTCTCTGTGGCTGATGTACGAGAAATATTGAGCAACCACAGTGACGATGCCGACATCATCGAGCGTTTGAGGTCCCAGCGGGCCGTGATCAAAGAGCGGATGAAAAAGGATTCTGACATTGCAGGATTGCTCGATCAAATCATTGTCCATGAAACCGAGGCAACCCAAACGATGAACCAAACCAACTACGCCGTCGAGGAAAAGAGTGTCGAGCCTTGTTTGATCGCCAGCGTTCGCATGAAAGGAGCCTACAGCGAATGTGGCAAGGGATTCGCGAAAATTGGCCGCCGAATGGGGCGGTTTATCAATGGCAAACCCATTTTGTTGCAACACGACACCGAATACAAAGAAAACGACGCTGATTTCGAGGCATGCATGCCGATCAAGAAAGGCCAGTCGAATGAGGAGATCACCGTCAAGGAATTGCCTGGCGGACGAGCCCTGTCGTTGATGCATTTAGGACCGTACGAAGAGATCGGTCGGTCCTACGAAAAAATCATGAAGCATGCGAAAACGCAGTCACTGAGCTATCACCTGCCGACGCGGGAGATTTACCACAAAGGGCCCGGCATGATTTTCAAGGGCAACCCGAAGAAGTACCTGACCGAAATCGTGTTTCTGATTTCGGACGATGTTTCCTGA